Genomic segment of Triticum aestivum cultivar Chinese Spring chromosome 6A, IWGSC CS RefSeq v2.1, whole genome shotgun sequence:
catcaataataaaacatgcaactcaaaccaatcacgatcatcaattaacccatagtacaaaacggatctactcaaacatcataggatagccatacatcattgggaaatgatatatagcgtcgagcaccatgtttaagtagagattacagcgggtaaaagaggggttacaccgctgcatagaggggggaagagttggtgatgatggcggtgaagttgttggtgtagatcgttgtcgcgatgatggacccggcggtgttccggcgccaccgggagagagggggagagagcccccccccttttcctcttcttccttgaccttccccctagatgggagaagggtttcccctctggtccatgggctccatggcggcggaggggggagagagcccctcccagattggatctctctctctctctctctctctctctctctctctctctgtttccttctgtttatgCGCTCCCtagttctgccctttcaccgtttcttaaattcccagagatccgtaactccgattaggctgaaattttgacacattttttatccggatattggctttcttgcggcaaaaaaagggcaccaaccgccttatgaagtggccacgagggccctgggcgctccctaccccctggggcgcgcccctcaccctcgtgggcccctcgggcatcgtctcacgttgattacacttcccaaaattcacatatattccaaaaaaatcttcgtaagtttttataccgtttggactctgtttgatatggattttctacgaaacaaaaaacatgcaacaaacaggaactggcatgggcactggatcaatatgttagtcccaaaaatagtataaaaagttgccaaaagtatgtaaaagttgtagaatactggcatggaacaatcaaaaattatagaaggACGGAGACATAttagaactccccgaaatttcccccgccctcgcttctaccacgattttttccgtcatgaatggcccaaagaatgtcatgcaggtgcatctccggcccacccaggcccaaagaatgtcatgcaggtgcatctccggcccacccaggacgaaaagcccattttctgtcatgattttttgtcatagaagtaggatcccaccacatctatgatgataccgggttttgtcacaattatcgtcatagaagtgtcataagcatgacatgaaaatgtcacggatgtgtcctttttttgtagtgtactgaacgtacggcacctccgagttctgcacaccttTAGcatggtgacgtccctcgccttcttgatccagcaaggtgtcgaggtagtagatgagttctgttagcacgacgacatggtgacggtgatggtgaagttatccgcgcagggcttcgcctaagcactacgaagatatgaccggggtaaactgtggaggagggcgccgcacacggctaacaattgatgttgtgtgttctaggtgccccctccccacatatatataggtaggaggggaggagaggcagccaggggcgccccaagtaggattcgaatcctacttggggtttccccaagtggcgcccccctttcctttttccaccggagaagaaaggaagggggaagaagagaaggaagggagGGCTGAACCCCCTCTTATCCTTATCCTATTTGGACACATGCCATAGGGGGGGCACCCCTTATGGACTGGTGTgatcccctctcatggcccatatattccccccgggggttccggtaaccctcccggtactccgataaatacccgatacatttCAGAACACTTCTGGCattcgaatactatcatcctatatatcaatctttacctctcgaccatttcgagactcctcgtcatgtttgtgatctcatccgggactccgaacaacattcggtcaccaaatcacataactcatataatacaatatcgtcatcgaacgttaagcgtgcggatcctacaggttcgagaactatgtagacatgaccgagacacctctccggtcaataaccaatagcagaacctggatgctcatattggctcctacatattctacgaagatctttgtcggtcgaaccgttatgacaacatacgtaattccctttgtccatcggtatgttacttgcacgagattcgatcgtcggtatctacatacctagttcaatctcgttactgacaagtctctttactcgttccgtaatacatcatcctgcaactaactcattagtcactttgcttgtaaggcttcttatgatgtgtattactgagagggcccagagatacctctccgatactcagagtgacaaatcctaatctcgatttatgccaacccaacaaacaccttcagagatacctgtagatcatctttataatctcccagttacgttgtgacgtttgatagcacacaaggcattcctccggtatccgggagttgcataatctcatagtcgaaggaatatgtatttgacatgaagaaagcaatagcaataaaactaaacgatcattatgctaagctaccagatgggtcttgtccatcacatcattctcctaatgatgtgatcccgttatcaaatgacaactcatgtctatggttaggaaaccttaaccattttttatcaacgagctagtcaagtataggctcactagggacaccgtgtttgtctatgtattcacacatgtatttaagtttctgatcaatataattctagcatgaataataaacatttatcatgaataaggaaatataaaataacaactttattattgcctctagggcatatttccttcgcccACCCCCCAGGGTGTTGCCCTTGTGACACCTTTTGACGTGACTCGAACGCTAAAAAATCCTATGAATTAAGAAACTCCGTAAAGTAACCTAGAACTTTtactccgccaccgcaagcctctgttccgaagcaatctcatctggaggccttttccggcacactgccggagggggaagcccCAAAGGTCATCTTCTTCATCCTTGTTGCCTCCatggtgatgcgtgagtagttcatcctcggggctgggggtttgtacccgtagctatgtgtttgatcgctctctctctctctctctctctctctctctctctctctctctctctctctctctctctctctctctctcgtgttcttgatttgacacgatcttgatcgCCCATGGCGTCCCCGACGGTGGAGTAGGATTTGTTGGTTGTCTTCATTAGGTTCGAGTTGCTTCTCAGGGTTAGGAGAGttatgccttgttatttttatttgTTTGGGCCGAGCACCCCATGTCCCTCTGCTCCGGGCACCATGTCATGTCGTCTTGCGTTCGTGCATGTGTTGTCCCATACCTTGTATTATTTCTTCttctatcaatggaatgatacgcaagctttgcgtatgcGCGAAAAAACTTGATTTGAAAACGTTCGAGTAAGACATGGACCGCTCCTAGGGCTTCTGGAGGACAAAGTAGATGTGAATGTGGCATTTCCACAAAACCGTTCTTAAAATATGTGAATAGTTGTATTATTGTGCCATATATGGTTAAGAAAAGGGATGAATAAAGTTTTCTTATTGATATGAAATCATGTTATGAGTGACGAAAGGTTTGGATCGCAAAACAACTATAATCATCTAAAGCAATTAGTCGATAATATGTGAGGCTAATAACTAGGTGTTGAGGCCATAGGTTGGTCCCAATGCGAGGATTTTCAAAGAACAATGATGTTTTAGGACCTCAAATTCTCTTTTTTAGGACCTCAGTTTCTAAAGCCATTTTGAAATAAACACTTATACGAGAAGGTAGTTTGAAATAAACACTTCTACAAGAAAATAGTTTGAAATAAATTCTTCCTCTTTCCTCTGGGCCGGGCAAGTTTGTTGCCAGCACATACACCCTGCATGCACTTTGTGTTAGAGAAGATCATGAAACCCTAAGTTCCCATTGTTTTTTTTTTGTTGGGTGCGGGGGGGTAAAGAGTTTTATTTCAAAGCAATGGGGTTACACTATGCTGATAAAAGATCTAGAATAAAATAAGTGGCCCTCGATGTGACCAACATGCGGTATTGTGAGCTGTGCGAGCATAATTGGCAAGACAGTGAGAAACTCTATTTTGTGACCGGGCTATCTTAACAAACTCACGCTCCCACATGAGCAACTTAATCTCTTGTAACAAGTGACCATGAACGAGCTGAAAACAAAATCACTATTCATGTACTAGTCTCTTCATCTAAAAATCTTCTCCTGTTCATATTCGTGTACATGATGAGCTGAAAACAAAATCGGAAGACTTCATTGACTAAAACAAATGCTTCCTCCGATCCACAATGAACGTTGCAATCTTAAACTAAGATTCAATTTTAGTTCAAAACCGTGACACTCATTTTGGTTCGGATGGAGTAAGAGCTATCAATTCATTGATCATGAAGCTAACAATACATATAACGTGCATGGCAGATGTGACACCCACATATATGGTTCAAGAATACTGCAGAAAACACAATTATTCAGGTAAGAACAAGAGGAGAGCATAAAAATCGTCTCCTCTTCCAGAACCTTTATTAGGAACCCTAAAGCCATACACAACACAACTAAAGATGCAGGAAACAACTGACGAGCCCTAGCTATCTAATGTCTAAAACTCATCTTAGAATCATCACGGAAGGATCTACAAGGATGGAGAATCAAATATAGCCCATCTTTGTCCCAGCCTATAAAATGCAGCTGGGGGCTTCCTTGCGATTTTCAGGAGAAAATCGATCAGAGAGAAAAGAAAAGGTCATGAGATGTTCCTGCGATGTGATGATGCCACAAGCTGTCTGTTAAAAATCTGCAGCCTGTGTGCATCTCACAGCGTAGGTAGGTTCTGTACTTGTGTGTGTGAGATGTTCAGAGATGGGGGTGCGTGTCTAGTCCTTCCACATGAAGGGAggacgaggagggagaggagaaGGGGGAGCGGCACAGGCCGTGCCTGTCCCTGCCGCCGGTGCCACGTGGGCTTCCGGCGCAGTGGGGACGTAATCCATGCCGGCCTGATCACCGGCGAAGCGAGACTGGAGTAAGAGGCCGTGGGCGCTGTCCATGTCGTAGTCCCAGACAGAGCTGCCCGGGCCCCACGCGCTGAACCATGCGTCGTCGGCGGGGCCCCAGACGCCGCCGGGGGTCACTGGAGCCTGCTGCATCATGGCCGTGCTGCCGTCGCTGCATTGTTGCTCTGCGTTCTGGAGCTGAGGATTTTGCTCTGGTTCCGGGAGGCCGCCCTGCTCTGCTGCGGAGAGCAGAGGTTTCTGTCTAATGTTCGCTTGCTCGTCCGTGTGTTGCTGCTGCTGTTCACGCTGGAGCAGCAGCTGAGCTTGCTGCGCATGGGTCTCGTCCGGCGTCGGCGGAGCGgacgtggaggaggaggaggccgacgccgCGGCGCTGGCGCTGGTGCGGCCGCTGCCGCCGGAGCGGCCTTTGCCGAGAAAGAGGTCGGGGAAGTTGAGCCGCGCGTTCTCGCCGCGCAGCTTGAAGGCCTCGCGATCGTACGCCATGGCGGCGTCCTcggcggtgtcgaaggtgccgagccaCATGCGCGTGCGGTTCCGCGGCAGGCGGATCTCCGCCACCCACTTTCCCCAGTGACGCTGGCGCACGCCGCGGTACAGCTTGGCCGGGCCAGGCGGCCGCAGCAGGTGCTGGTACAGCGCTGGCGGCACGACCCCGCCAAGCACGCCTCGCGGACTCAGGTTCAGGGCCGCGCTCCAGTAGCGCAGCGCCTCCGGCGCCATGTAGTGCGGCGGGATcaaggccgccgccgcctccaactgctgctgctgctgggcatcgccgaaggatatcatctgcggatgctgagaaggtgtgtgctgctgctgctgctgctggagctgcTGCGGCAGCATGGGTTGCTGGTACAAGCTGGAGGAGTACCGCAACAGCTGCAGGAGCCTCGGTGCCGCCGCGGGGGACGGATCGTACGCGAACGGGAGTATCTGCCGCGTCGACGACACGTGGGGCGGCAAGGACGTCGCGGGCGGCGAGAGGGGGTTGGAAACAGAGGAGGAGTCAGGGGAAGCAGGAGCCGACGACAGCGAGGACACGGAGCGGCGGAGGCGGCAGTCGGGGCTCCGCATCTTCTTCAGCGGCGGGAGCAATGCGGCCGCCGGCGCGTCTTCTAAAACCGgcgccagctgctgctgctgctgcttctccgCCGCCGAGCTCGCGGCCTTCCCCTTCCATCTCCGCTCGCGCCCGCGGACACCGCCACCACTATCCGCCACATCCATTCCAACAACTCGCTCAACCGCGCGAACCCTCCGGTTGAGTTcaacccggccgccgccgcccgccgcagaCGAGACGAAACCAAGCAACTCACGTACGAACTGTACAAAGCTGCGTGGCGAACGAGAGAGGCTGCGGGGCGCGCGTGCgcggggggaggaggggggggggggagccaaTGGGGCGCGTGGTTCTGATCTGATTTGGGGAGATCGGCCGGCCGCGACGGGCTTATAAAGGTGGGCGGGCGAGATATTTTTGGGGAGCTCGGGGATGTTCCACGGGGGTGAAAACGAAAAAGGCGGTTGCCTTGTCGCTGTGTGGCGCGAACGGGGCCGTGGACGGTGGTCGGGCCCCACGCGCATTGACCCGTCAGCGCGCCACGGCGGACCTCGCGATGCGTGCGACGGCCGGCGGAGCCCCGCACGGATCGCGAGGCGTGCGCTGGAAGGTGGAACGCGGACGTAGCTTTCGGTTTGGTGCCGCGGCTTTGCACGGACGGCACTGGCCTTGGAGTGATCCGTCCGTTGCTTTCCTTGCACTACAATCCCATCCCGGCCGGGGCCCCATTATTCATTCTTCTCCACTGCCAAAATCGCGTTCTTGCTGGCAGGCTGACCGAGTTGGAGAATGCCCATCACTTCCAGTTCCAGTTGTTAAGCCGGTACTACTACTTCTCCAATATTCCGACGTTTTTCTTCTTCCAATCATTGAGTACTGTGTGCTCCATCTGCAATCAACGAGATGAGCCCAGGTGTATGGTTTGCAGACGACGCAGGACTGGCGGAAGATCTTTGCATTTGTTACGGAAGTACTGCTACTACTTAATAACAATTGCACGCATCATTAGGCTTATGTGGGGGTTGCATATGCCGAAAGGGCAGTGGATTAGCTATACTTTAACTAGTGAACCAATCGGCTTATCGTTTCAGAAAAGAACTGCCAACCACGCCTTTTTCTCTCTTCGTGCGAATCTGATGCGTGTTCGGAGATGTGCTGCTGGGAATGGTGTGAAAGGCGTTTTGGAGTGTTGATTCCGGCGATTGTTGTGTGAGTGTAACTTGTCACCACCTTTACTTACTTGGAAATTTCTCCTGTAAAATTACTCGTAACTACACCTTCCATttcaaattacttgtcgcaggtatggatgtatctagatacatccatttctgcgacgagtaatttgaaacggatgAAGTACTTTCTCCGTCCATACattcatatctagacaaatctaaaacaagaattttgAGACAGAGCGAGTGCGTACAAGTGGATGCAAGGTGGCTGCAGGAATATTTTTCTGGGAACAACTGTATGAACAATACATGTTCGTACATAAACGATTCCTTCTCCTACACGCACCATAAGCAGAGCCAGAGATGAGATCACCATGCATTAATCCCCGCAACAAGCAACTCTTAAACTGCAAAACAATGCGTTGACCACTTGATAGTGGCTAGTATTGTGAAAACGGATGTATTAGTTtatcggaaatgttaacgcccacacgtgtgggcgttgacTATCTCGACCACACGTATCCATCACCGTCTAGTACtatatgcacgaatcttgacataatctggttgattttctgtgccacgtaggacaaggcgtgtgtgtggtgtgtgacatagttcgtccacacatccgttttaccacatggaggggccggtgtgtgggcgtttagcagttcacccacacaccagttttcagtcacgtacaagggctggtgtgtgggcatttgccatctcgcccacacgcccgtctcctctcccacacgtaagctgctagttgccatgtgtttttgcagcgcACATGGCAACTGTCTCTAGTGTGatttataagcaggtggcaactcttttttttacccgagttgccatgtgtttttgcagggtacacggcaactgcctagtgtgcacgtaagcagatggcaactgtcTTTTACCgacttgccatgtgtttttgcatggtacatggcaactgccctaacgtgcacgtaagcagatggcaactcttcctttttacatggcaactgccctagcatgcttgtgagcacatggcaactctctcaactgcctagtgttagtatgaggcaactcctaaagttatgaaatcatagcaactacattagatcagaccatacatggcaactgcagttgagcaaccatggcaactgcagttgtccgacatggcaaccgtagttcagcgacatggcaactgcagataAACGAACATGGATGAGGGTCTGGACaatggcaactgcgggcgcgcggtggACGTCACGCGTCGCGTGCGGGACCAAAGGGTACGAGGCCTGATATACGGGTGTGTGGGCGTTATCAATAtcacccacacgcacgcgtgtgaagagGGTTCAGAAGAGGGAAAAAGAtgtgtgtgggcattacttgttttgcccacacgtagatgTGTGGGCTGGTTGCTGTCCATGCCATACGAGGCGTGTGGCACAACTATTCGATACACCATACATATGGTAGTTATCGGGACCCTAATTTATTATGCTCCGAGAATATGCTTGAGCAGGTATGAACCTCCAAGTTTCGGTTCCAGAATTATGCTCATCAGTGTCAGCCATGGTAGTATTATTGGAGGTTTAACTTTTACCTGGTGTCCTCCAAGTTTCGGTTCCAAATTTTTTTTGTTGCGGAAAAGACAGCGTGTCCTGCTGTATTATATTGTAAAAGTAAAATATGGTGCAACGGGTATTTACATGTGAAGCTAAAAGAAAAGGCAAATCAAAAGAACGTGTTGGTTCAGTTGTATCCAGTGATTGAACTGAGTGAAGTGCTTGGCTCACTGAACCAAGACAAGATCAGTTTTGAGTCCCCCTTCCAAAGAAGGTGTTCCATCTTTGAATATCTAATCATTCCCGTTACACTAGTCTCTCTGATTCAAATTAATCGACACAGCCTCTATAAAATGTTCCCCTTCATACATGTTAAAGGTTTAGTCTAACTCCGCCAGTAAAGAGTGCGTTGGACCAACATATAAGATTGATTCCTCCACGGAACACACTAGCAAGAGCTTGAGAAGAGAACATATACGCCCGAGCTCCTCCTCTACCACTCATTGTGTGTGCGTTGTGTTTCATGAATTAGCGGCTCAAGTTAGGATCTATGCATGTATAAACATAGCTTCTTTTTATCACACAGCAAACAAGTTTAATGTTTTGCCCACTAGTAGGAGTCAAACTAGCGGACCAGTTTTAACTAGTAGCTTTGCGCCACCTACCGTTTTCCCATCATGCTTCCCGGTGTACACCATGGAGTGGGACAACGGTTCTCCAAAACACCACCtgttgttcctcaaaaaaaaaaccacCTGTTGTGATCATGTGCGGCAGAGGAGCGGTAaggtttgatttttttttcaaaactatgataTAGTTTATAGCATTTTTGGAAACTATAACATGATTTTCATAAAAATCAAAAGTAGTAGCCTGTCGGCCATCTCTTGACCGAAATAGGACTTTTCGATCACAGTTAGGCCGAAGTGGACTTTTCGGCCATCTCTTCGACGAAGTGGTGGGGCCCTGGCCGAAAAGGCACTTTTCGGTCAAGTCTAGGCCGAAATAGACTTTTTGGTCAAGCCTAGGCCGGAAAGTACTTTTTGGTCTCGTGCAGGCCGAAATTGCATGGCTCATACATTAGGCTGAAATGTATTTtctcgccacccgtttcccgccaaccccttcccatcatccgtttcccgccaaccccttcccgccatatgttcccgccacccgtttcccgccaaccccttcccgccttattttcccgccataccgcagttattctttcccgccattttctcctctgtaTCTATAAAAACCCCTTCCGgtggaggtggataagcattccagtgtagtgtagtcgagatgtcctattatccattcgatcgtagttttcaccctgagaTGAGCAGCACTCTGCTGagtctagctaccgatttcaggatggacaataggattgTTCCATGGGAcaaactcaccggtagtgacaccataatgaatgagttggctcacgaatTACGTAGTTTTGGGTgacctgaaaggacctatgaggaggtacgtaaagaacttcttaggttgcatgaaaggtggaagaaggtgatggagccgaagagtgaaactttcagaaggactgcagaaaagcatccatttttatggactgaggagagcgaggacgacgatgatatcttcatgccgccgcttccgggttctacatcgttgaagggcaagagttctgcatcatccaaaggcaagagttctgcatcctcgaagggcaagagttctgcatcgaccaAGGGCGagagttctgcatcgacggagggcaagaggaccgcatcgtcgaagggcaagagggctgcatcaacggaggatgacgatgatgacttcatgtagtatgtaagatgtattccCATTGTACCGTTTCATTCATATGTatttgcattattagtttgtattgtattattgtagggcattatgttctatctgaatttcattttgtagtatgtaagatgtattgcacaagttcagccgcgccgtttaattcagatgtacttgtatCTTAATTATCCGTTGTAGTCTATTTGGAAATGTAACTGGAATAAGAATGCGAATTCATAGTAATATGTCTCTCGCATACATAAAACAATATATGTCTCCTGATCAGATAGAAGCAAGTGCGATAGTAACACATACATGAAGCATGTCTCATACATAAATACCGACACACAGCTGCGAATAGTCTGAAACTAACATAGATAATGAGTCATACATAGATAGATAAGCATATCACTACGGGGGACGACGACGAGTCTGGGTCTTCCTCGGGCGAGGACCGGAAGGCGATAAGCGCTGAGGCGGTGGACGAGGCTCGCGATAACCACGACCATAATTAACCTCATCTGTCACGGTCTGTGTCTCCTgtgtcggtggtggtggtggtggagtgtgaaacactgtctgcGAGAAGCCATAAATGTTTGTAGCTTGGTCATCATCCTTGCGGTCGCCCTCAAAGTACGAAGCACCACCACTAAGGATCGGTGACTGCTCTGAATGCATGAATGGTTGCGACTGGTTGCGGCCTGCGGTAAAGTAAAACATGTaaaattgatacaaatgcatgaacgAAGCACCACCAGTAAGCATCGGTGACTGCTGAGAATGCAAGAACGATTACTACATTGTTCAAAAGAATGTAGTGAGTAGTGTTACCTAGTTCCATCTACTGATGCTAGTAAGCGCTCCctagctgtgaaggaggtggctgatgccaggaaaagctccctggctgtgaaggaggtggctcatgccaggaagagctccctggctgtgaaggaggtggctcatgccaggaagagctccctggctgtgaaggatgaggttctgcacagtgcacagagggtcgtggttctgaaCGGTGCACAGAGGGTCGTGATTCTGAATGCTGTACAGAGGGACGTGGCGGACGATGTGCTGGAGGAGGAAGTGCAACATCCGAAGTCCGTCTACATGTAACAGCTGTGTAAATCCCGCATAGCTTGTTATCAAGACGCCTCAACCATGAGACGCCCTCTCGCGGTGGGATAGTTT
This window contains:
- the LOC123127829 gene encoding ethylene-responsive transcription factor ERF054, with protein sequence MDVADSGGGVRGRERRWKGKAASSAAEKQQQQQLAPVLEDAPAAALLPPLKKMRSPDCRLRRSVSSLSSAPASPDSSSVSNPLSPPATSLPPHVSSTRQILPFAYDPSPAAAPRLLQLLRYSSSLYQQPMLPQQLQQQQQQHTPSQHPQMISFGDAQQQQQLEAAAALIPPHYMAPEALRYWSAALNLSPRGVLGGVVPPALYQHLLRPPGPAKLYRGVRQRHWGKWVAEIRLPRNRTRMWLGTFDTAEDAAMAYDREAFKLRGENARLNFPDLFLGKGRSGGSGRTSASAAASASSSSTSAPPTPDETHAQQAQLLLQREQQQQHTDEQANIRQKPLLSAAEQGGLPEPEQNPQLQNAEQQCSDGSTAMMQQAPVTPGGVWGPADDAWFSAWGPGSSVWDYDMDSAHGLLLQSRFAGDQAGMDYVPTAPEAHVAPAAGTGTACAAPPSPLPPRPPFMWKD